The segment GCGCGCGAGTTCGTCGTCGGCTGAGACCCACGCAGCTCCCGGCCGGGTCGATTCTCCGCCGATGTCGAGCACGTCGGCGCCGCTCGCCATCATCTCCCGGGCGCGCGCCACGACCGCCTCGCGGGTGGGCAGTTGACCGCCGTCGGAAAACGAGTCCGGCGTCACGTTCAACACGCCCATGACGAGCGTCCGCTGGCCGACAGGCGGCAGCGGCCGGCCGTGTGGACTGGCCCAGGACTGCATGGACGCAATGGAGCGTCTGCTCGCAGGGGATTCCAATCCAAAACTCCACATGTCGCGGAATGGACGTGACGTCCGGGCATGCGGCCCGAAGGTTCCGACCGATGAGACCAGCTTCCTCGCTTCCGATTGCCGTGACTCGTTTAGCGGAGGTGCTGCGCTGAGCGGCGAATGTGGGAAAGCAACATGGAGCAGCGGATCACAGCCGAACACTGGCGCGCTTGGGCGAAGGAGGGGTGCACGTTGCTGCCGGTGATGCTGAAAGCGGGCGCGGAGCGATTGCCTGAGACTTGGACGGCGCTGACCCACTCGCCGGCATCCGTCCTGCTCGAGAGCGCGCAGGGCGGCCGATATACCTACGTCTGCGATCAGCCGGCCCGCGTGATCGTGGGCGATGCGACAGCGGCGGAGGTGCGTTCGGGCGATGGGCGCTCCGTCCTGACGCGATATCAGGGCGATCCGCTGCAAGTGCTGACGCAACTCGTGGCCGAGATTCGGACGCCGAGAATTCCGGCGATGCTGCCGATGATCGGGGGACTCATCGGCGTGTTCGGCTACGACTTGATCCACACGTGGGAAAAGCTGCCGTGGATCGCGCGTCGCGATCTCGATCTTCCGCTGTATGCTTTTCTGGAAGCGCGGGAATTGTTCATCTTTGACCACCTCGAACACGTGCTACACGTCGTGGTTTGGACCGACGCGCCGGCGCGAGCGGAGGAATTTCCCGCTGCGTTCGCCTTGGCCGAAGCGCGGGCGGGCGACGCGTTGAGCCGCTGGCGCGATGCGGTCGCTCGGCCACCAATCACCACGAAGCGCAGTCGGGCTGACCGCGCACCGAGCCCGCCGCCCTCGTTCTCCGCGGAAGCGTTTCAAGCGGCGGTGCGGCGGATCAAGGACTACATCGCCGCGGGCGACACGTACCAGGTGAACCTTTCGCTGCGCACCAGCCGCGCGGCGACCGCGCCGGCCGAATGGATCTACGACGCGCTGCGGCGAATCAATCCCTCGCCCTACATGGGGCTGCTCCGACTCCCGGAGTTCGCGCTCGTCTGCGGATCGCCGGAGCTGTTGGTGCGAGCGGTGGACGGCGTCGTCAGCTCACGGCCGATCGCCGGCACGCGACCGCGCGGCGACGTGCCGCCGCAGGACTCGCACTT is part of the Opitutus terrae PB90-1 genome and harbors:
- a CDS encoding anthranilate synthase component I family protein, producing MWESNMEQRITAEHWRAWAKEGCTLLPVMLKAGAERLPETWTALTHSPASVLLESAQGGRYTYVCDQPARVIVGDATAAEVRSGDGRSVLTRYQGDPLQVLTQLVAEIRTPRIPAMLPMIGGLIGVFGYDLIHTWEKLPWIARRDLDLPLYAFLEARELFIFDHLEHVLHVVVWTDAPARAEEFPAAFALAEARAGDALSRWRDAVARPPITTKRSRADRAPSPPPSFSAEAFQAAVRRIKDYIAAGDTYQVNLSLRTSRAATAPAEWIYDALRRINPSPYMGLLRLPEFALVCGSPELLVRAVDGVVSSRPIAGTRPRGDVPPQDSHFSAELFASDKERAEHLMLVDLIRNDLGRVADYGSVRVAEFMALERYSHVMHIVSQVEARLARGRSWAEVLRAMFPGGTITGCPKIRTMEIIEELEPVGRGFYTGALGWIGYNGAMEMNIVIRSMLVKDGVAHVQAGAGIVADSQPERELDESLRKAQALWVALEQAGAESNA